The following nucleotide sequence is from Cystobacter ferrugineus.
CCCCCAATTTGATGAGATTTCCGAGCATGGGATGGGGTCGTCCCACCCAGGGGTTGCCGTCTGGCCGCGTCGGCATGGCCAGCACGGAGCGGACACGGATGGCGTAGGGGCGTACCGCCACGCGCGCGAGCTGGGCCGCCGCGTATCCATCGCGATCCAACCCCGACTGGATCGCCTGCCGGTAGCCCTCCGCCGAGGCCGTGAAGTCCCGACGGGTGAGCGCCGACTCTCCCTGGGCCATGCCTCGTGTGTAGCGGGCCAGCGGCTCCGCCCGTCCCCCGGCCTTGGCCCGGAGCGCGGCCTCGTATTTTTCCCGTGCCTCGTCCCACTGCTTCTGGGCCAACGCGTCATCACCCTCCCGGGCCAGGCGCTCGTACTCGGCCTCCAGGTGCCGCGCATACTCCGCTTCGACCTCTCGCAGCCGCTCCCAGCGGGAGCCATCGGCGTTCGCCAGCTGGCGCAGCAACGCGATGGACTCCGGATACTCCTTGCGCTCCCGCAGCCGCTCCGCCTCCTGTCCTCCGAGCTCCACGATCTCCGCGCGCACCTGTTTCGCCTCCTCGAGGAGCTGCGGATCGCCGTTGGCTACCTGGATGGCCTTCTGGAACTGCTCCAGGGCTGAATGGAACTGACGGTGGGCGGCCTCATCGCGAGAACGCCGCAGCAGCGCACGTGAGAACGAGCGCGCGGCCTCTGCTCGGAAGGCCGCCAGTTCCTGGTTGGACGCGTCGAGCCCCAGCGCGAATTCCGCCTCGGTGAGCGCGCAGTACCAGTCCTGGATTCCCGCGCAGGCGTGGGCCTTGCGCACGGACGCCGCCACTGCCTCCTGCTGCGCCCTTCGGTACTTGCCCTGGATTTGCGGTGAGTTGGGATCGTGCATCAGCGCTTGCCGGTAAGCCGTGAGCGCCGTCTTCCAATCGCCTACCGCTGCCGCCCGATCACCGCTCTTCTCATGAGCCGCGCATGCCGTCAGGCACAACAGCATGACCGCGACCCTGGATGTCCAACGCATTGAATTTCCTCTCTCCCCCGGGTGTACACCAACATTGAGGACACGGGAAGAACGCGTCCACGAGCGAAGGCATACTCCTTTGGGGGAATGGGAAAGGCGGAGCGGCGTCGATCAAAGCTCGGAAGCGCCCTGGAGTTCACGAGCCGCGGTGGGAAGGAGCAGTCCACAGCCCAGGTGACGGCGACCGCCCAGCCCGAGCGTTTGCAGCCGCAAGGATGAAGCCGGAGAGAGTCCCCGGACCGAGACCGCGAAGCCCACCACCTTCTCCGGGTTCCCGATCCATGCCACGTCAATCCAGCTCAGCCTCGGTTTCGGCATCTGGTTCATACAATTGCCCGATGAAGCCGGCGAAGCTGTCTGAAACAAACGTGAATTCGGCTGGCTCACCTGCCCTTTCGTGATGCCAATAGAGCACCCGTGGCCTGGCCTCTCGCAAGTCGAGCACCACATAGTCACCGCCAGGGCCTATCGCCACGGGCACCACCGCAGGCGGGAGTCGATCC
It contains:
- a CDS encoding type I-MYXAN CRISPR-associated protein Cas6/Cmx6, with product MNQMPKPRLSWIDVAWIGNPEKVVGFAVSVRGLSPASSLRLQTLGLGGRRHLGCGLLLPTAARELQGASEL